Proteins encoded together in one Ignavibacteriales bacterium window:
- a CDS encoding efflux RND transporter periplasmic adaptor subunit, with the protein MENRNADLSGLRINRTQDEEPQSRRRGSALKTILFAAIAIVVVVLGYILFSRMFESALEVQLSTASFSSPSQANAVLTASGYVVAQRKAAVASKATGRLMYLGVVEGDRAKKGQVLARIEDTDIKATLDQARANLQLYEADLKDAAQWLDRQKKLLQSGVSTQSDYDGAEARYRRVLASIDVAKAMVVGAEVSLENTLIRAPFDGTVLTKNADVGEMVVPMAASASSKSAVVTIADMSSLQVETDVSESNIERIIPDQPCEITLDAYPAIRYRGFVAKVVPTADRAKATVMVKVGFRSYDSKVLPEMSAKVLFLTKAAEAAASTAKPMLTIPLSSVATRGGKKVVFTVRENQAVESSIVVGKEFGAFVEVTQGLSSGDKVISNVTEQITAGSRVKIR; encoded by the coding sequence ATGGAAAATCGAAACGCTGATCTCTCTGGTTTACGCATTAATCGCACACAGGACGAGGAGCCGCAATCGCGCCGACGAGGCTCCGCTCTCAAGACTATTCTCTTTGCAGCCATCGCCATCGTGGTGGTCGTTCTTGGTTACATCCTCTTCTCCCGTATGTTTGAGTCTGCTCTCGAGGTCCAGCTCTCGACGGCTTCGTTTTCATCTCCATCCCAGGCAAACGCCGTGCTGACTGCGAGCGGTTATGTCGTCGCTCAACGTAAAGCTGCTGTCGCGTCCAAGGCAACGGGCCGGCTGATGTACCTCGGTGTTGTCGAGGGGGATCGCGCAAAAAAGGGCCAGGTGCTCGCCCGCATCGAGGATACCGATATTAAGGCTACCCTTGACCAGGCGCGGGCTAATCTACAACTGTACGAGGCCGATCTGAAGGATGCGGCCCAATGGCTCGATCGTCAGAAGAAACTTCTGCAGAGCGGAGTCTCGACCCAGTCAGATTATGACGGAGCCGAAGCTCGCTACCGCCGGGTTCTTGCGTCCATCGACGTGGCAAAAGCTATGGTCGTCGGGGCGGAGGTTTCTCTCGAAAACACGCTCATCCGTGCCCCGTTCGACGGCACTGTTCTCACAAAAAATGCTGACGTCGGTGAAATGGTCGTCCCGATGGCGGCAAGCGCAAGTTCCAAGTCCGCCGTTGTGACGATTGCGGATATGAGTTCACTGCAGGTTGAGACGGACGTCTCTGAATCCAATATTGAGCGCATCATTCCGGATCAGCCTTGCGAAATCACGCTGGATGCGTATCCCGCGATTCGTTACCGGGGATTTGTGGCAAAGGTCGTCCCCACAGCAGACCGCGCAAAAGCGACCGTCATGGTGAAGGTCGGCTTCAGGTCGTACGACAGCAAGGTGCTCCCCGAGATGAGCGCCAAGGTTCTTTTTCTTACAAAAGCTGCCGAGGCGGCCGCGTCAACAGCGAAACCGATGCTGACGATTCCGCTCTCCTCGGTCGCGACGCGGGGCGGCAAGAAGGTTGTGTTCACTGTTCGCGAGAACCAGGCCGTGGAGTCGTCTATCGTGGTAGGAAAAGAGTTCGGAGCGTTTGTGGAAGTGACGCAGGGCTTGTCTTCGGGCGACAAGGTTATTTCCAACGTGACGGAGCAAATCACCGCCGGGTCCCGGGTAAAAATTCGGTAG
- a CDS encoding SpoIIE family protein phosphatase: MLYFDRHPNQFRLLFGILAGYLLLLAGVTFYQIATRPTDENLFTNPQSNLYVTQQIPSTLVSGKKGPSDNEIQPGDLITGVEKMSVVDRDDLKRELARAPDSTSEITVARYKVGEKKTYRVVKSRLDETTVRDIGPTARVISVTPGGASDRAGMFVGDLILRINGKSFKNSTDADRILAEGQVGKDLVYDVLRDNEVLSLHVIIAAIGIAFPVLVSTLTGLAFFAMGIFLGLVRSRYIAARLSGLSFIAFGYFIVVLLIRPAYVVSTFEVVRNITMALVLYFAIPLSIHAGHYFPAERPELLARKWVRWVPYGIAIVGIAVALLVGNAAFFGTLVVLVLYAVAIIVVFRKQASEEFKRLNMVVRNASLIAAAGSFLCAVYLLYTFQQQDIGYMTFPLILIPLGHLYTIGRYRLMGLDLRVRRNVQYILVTSAWMVVLGLVAFRILFWLQGAQLPIPNIHLTSTSVEVLDSPLRPEQRIWLEKGILMLLSVLVVFGGWKIARRGRNLIDKLYYRSRYDYRLAANELAEVMATKLSMVELAQGMVEKLSGLLQLKRVGVLFFRDQSVSCCQEVHGFDGSSWGEFCIRHDQELTEALQELQIESNVDALPEDIRNEFRKNGFLYVATIRSKDKLVGALLVGEKRSEATFQQEDLDFLGVVAKQASVAIENAFLYEELAQQERMKHELAIARRIQLASLPQTTPTIDGLDIAGASHPALEVGGDYFDYLNGEADSITIIVGDVSGKGTSAALYMSKVQGILRSLNAFKLSPKELFVRTNKLLCHDLEKSSFVTAITGAFEPRKRKLVVARAGHLPLYHFVALTRKVEIVTPKGLGLGLESTDLFAAELEERVILYQPNDVFVLASDGVTEAEDISGAQLGEDGLIGLIAQHADKDAVGILNEIMNATREFGKGGEQHDDQTMVIVKVR, from the coding sequence ATGCTTTACTTCGACCGACACCCAAATCAGTTTCGCCTCTTATTCGGGATTCTCGCGGGATATCTGCTGCTTCTGGCTGGGGTCACATTTTATCAGATCGCCACCAGACCGACCGATGAAAATCTCTTCACCAACCCGCAATCCAACCTCTATGTCACACAACAAATCCCCTCGACACTGGTCAGCGGTAAGAAAGGACCGAGCGATAACGAAATACAGCCCGGTGATTTGATCACGGGCGTGGAGAAGATGTCTGTTGTGGATCGGGATGACCTGAAGCGCGAACTCGCAAGGGCGCCGGACAGCACCTCAGAAATTACAGTCGCCCGGTACAAAGTCGGCGAGAAGAAAACCTATCGCGTTGTGAAAAGCCGCCTCGACGAAACGACCGTGCGTGATATAGGACCGACCGCGAGAGTGATTTCGGTAACGCCAGGGGGAGCGTCTGATCGGGCGGGCATGTTCGTCGGCGATCTGATACTCCGGATCAATGGCAAGAGCTTCAAGAACTCCACCGACGCAGACCGTATTCTTGCCGAGGGGCAGGTAGGCAAGGATCTTGTGTACGACGTGCTGCGGGACAACGAGGTCTTGTCGCTCCACGTGATCATTGCCGCAATTGGTATTGCCTTTCCGGTTCTCGTTTCGACTCTCACCGGCCTTGCCTTTTTCGCGATGGGGATATTCCTCGGCCTTGTCAGGTCGCGCTACATCGCGGCGAGGCTCAGCGGTCTCAGCTTCATTGCGTTTGGTTACTTCATCGTCGTACTTCTTATTCGCCCCGCATATGTCGTTTCGACGTTTGAGGTGGTACGTAACATCACCATGGCCCTTGTCCTCTACTTCGCAATCCCGCTCTCAATCCATGCGGGGCACTATTTCCCGGCAGAGCGTCCCGAATTGCTCGCCCGGAAATGGGTGCGATGGGTTCCCTATGGCATCGCAATCGTTGGGATAGCGGTCGCACTTCTTGTTGGAAACGCTGCCTTCTTTGGCACCCTTGTGGTCCTGGTCCTGTATGCCGTCGCGATCATTGTGGTGTTTCGAAAGCAGGCGAGCGAGGAATTCAAACGACTCAACATGGTTGTCCGAAACGCGTCACTCATCGCCGCCGCAGGAAGCTTTCTCTGTGCCGTCTATCTCCTGTACACCTTCCAGCAGCAGGATATCGGATATATGACGTTTCCACTGATCCTCATCCCGCTCGGTCACCTCTATACCATTGGCCGCTATCGGTTGATGGGGCTTGACCTGCGCGTTCGACGAAACGTTCAGTATATCCTGGTGACATCAGCGTGGATGGTTGTCCTTGGCCTTGTGGCGTTCAGGATCCTGTTCTGGCTGCAGGGAGCCCAACTCCCCATTCCCAACATTCATCTGACATCGACGTCGGTCGAGGTGCTCGACTCACCGCTCCGGCCGGAGCAACGGATTTGGCTGGAGAAAGGAATCCTGATGCTTCTGTCGGTTCTCGTTGTGTTTGGCGGGTGGAAGATTGCACGCCGCGGCCGGAACCTGATAGACAAACTGTATTACCGGTCACGGTACGACTACCGGCTGGCCGCCAACGAATTGGCGGAGGTCATGGCAACGAAACTGAGCATGGTCGAGCTTGCGCAGGGAATGGTGGAAAAACTTTCGGGGTTGTTGCAGTTGAAACGCGTCGGCGTGCTCTTTTTCCGGGACCAATCTGTGAGCTGTTGCCAGGAAGTGCATGGATTTGATGGTTCGTCGTGGGGAGAGTTCTGTATCCGGCACGATCAGGAACTGACGGAGGCGCTGCAGGAACTGCAGATAGAATCGAATGTGGACGCTCTTCCGGAAGATATCCGGAACGAATTTCGAAAAAACGGCTTCCTGTACGTTGCGACCATCAGATCAAAAGACAAGCTTGTCGGTGCGCTACTCGTTGGAGAGAAACGATCTGAAGCGACATTTCAGCAGGAGGATCTTGATTTCCTGGGCGTCGTGGCGAAACAGGCGTCTGTTGCCATCGAAAACGCGTTTCTCTATGAGGAACTTGCACAACAGGAGAGGATGAAGCATGAGCTGGCGATCGCGAGAAGAATTCAACTCGCTTCCCTGCCGCAGACAACGCCAACGATTGATGGGCTTGATATCGCCGGGGCATCTCACCCGGCTCTGGAAGTAGGAGGAGACTACTTTGATTATCTGAACGGAGAGGCGGACAGCATCACGATCATCGTGGGGGACGTGAGCGGGAAGGGGACCTCGGCTGCGTTGTATATGTCGAAAGTCCAGGGGATCCTGCGGTCGCTCAACGCGTTCAAACTCTCTCCGAAAGAACTCTTCGTGCGGACAAACAAGCTGCTCTGTCACGATCTCGAGAAAAGCTCATTTGTGACCGCGATTACTGGCGCTTTTGAACCGCGGAAAAGAAAGCTCGTTGTGGCCCGCGCCGGCCACCTTCCGTTGTACCACTTTGTCGCACTGACCCGCAAGGTTGAAATCGTCACACCGAAAGGCCTGGGCCTCGGCCTCGAGTCCACAGATCTTTTTGCTGCCGAACTCGAAGAACGAGTAATTCTCTATCAGCCAAACGATGTCTTTGTTCTTGCCAGCGATGGTGTGACGGAAGCAGAGGACATTTCAGGAGCGCAACTTGGAGAAGATGGTTTGATAGGTCTGATCGCGCAGCACGCGGACAAGGATGCGGTGGGCATTCTGAACGAGATCATGAACGCAACGCGTGAATTCGGCAAGGGGGGAGAACAGCACGACGATCAAACAATGGTCATCGTAAAGGTGCGTTGA
- a CDS encoding DUF1579 domain-containing protein, producing the protein MKKTLMLLGAAIIALAILIAGESAAQEKKKADKKRPSQEEMMKKWEESMTPGDAHKKLDAMVGTWEAEVKMWMNGPAGEATVSKGTSLNKLVLGGRYVQQEFAGEMMNQPFNGIGYTGYDNFNKKYVAFWIDNMSTGMATMDGALDKKGSTFTMWGKMDEPMTGEKGKKVKYVTRIIDADKHIFEVYDVKAYGDKKPTMLITYTRKKL; encoded by the coding sequence ATGAAGAAAACACTCATGCTTCTGGGAGCAGCAATCATTGCGCTGGCAATTCTGATCGCCGGTGAGTCGGCCGCTCAGGAAAAGAAGAAAGCTGACAAGAAAAGGCCAAGCCAGGAAGAGATGATGAAGAAATGGGAAGAATCGATGACGCCCGGCGACGCGCACAAGAAGCTCGACGCAATGGTTGGCACGTGGGAAGCGGAAGTGAAGATGTGGATGAACGGCCCTGCGGGAGAGGCCACCGTCTCGAAAGGAACCTCGTTGAACAAGCTCGTTCTTGGCGGAAGATACGTACAACAGGAATTTGCAGGTGAGATGATGAACCAGCCGTTCAACGGCATCGGATATACGGGGTATGACAATTTCAACAAGAAATATGTCGCCTTCTGGATTGACAACATGAGTACGGGGATGGCCACGATGGACGGGGCTCTCGACAAAAAGGGCTCAACATTCACCATGTGGGGAAAAATGGACGAACCCATGACCGGCGAAAAAGGAAAGAAAGTAAAATATGTCACGCGGATCATTGACGCCGACAAACACATCTTCGAAGTCTATGATGTGAAAGCATACGGCGACAAGAAGCCGACCATGCTGATTACATACACGCGGAAGAAGTTATAA
- a CDS encoding tetratricopeptide repeat protein, with protein sequence MKARIHIIVSVLLCSLSTLVMGQTAADEFERGNALYRDGKFDQAAAAYETILKQGVGSSAIYFNLGNSYYRLGRTAPTIIAYERALRLRPSDPDIRHNLALVNLKTADRIEPLPELFFIEWLRTVSSYVPLHTTIWIFVFAWLILFASLAALYVLTSPNILRLLRTLAIAALVSLVPIGVFLVTQIADTRVRNDAIVTTPVATAKSSPDSQSLDAFVIHEGLRVKLSDSVADWVKIVLADGKVGWIRSQECERI encoded by the coding sequence ATGAAGGCACGGATCCACATCATAGTGTCGGTTCTTCTCTGCAGCTTGTCTACCCTTGTCATGGGCCAGACGGCGGCGGATGAGTTCGAGCGCGGAAACGCATTGTATCGCGACGGCAAGTTCGACCAGGCGGCAGCGGCGTACGAAACCATCTTGAAACAGGGAGTCGGGAGCTCTGCGATTTACTTCAACCTTGGAAATTCGTACTATCGTCTGGGAAGGACGGCTCCGACCATCATCGCTTACGAGCGGGCACTGCGCCTGCGCCCTAGCGATCCCGACATCAGACACAATCTCGCTCTTGTCAACCTCAAGACCGCCGACCGTATCGAGCCGCTGCCGGAATTGTTTTTCATTGAGTGGTTGCGCACGGTCTCCTCGTATGTTCCGCTTCACACGACAATATGGATTTTTGTCTTCGCGTGGTTGATCCTTTTCGCGAGTCTTGCAGCCCTGTACGTGCTTACGAGTCCCAATATCCTGCGATTGCTCCGTACGCTTGCAATCGCCGCTCTGGTCTCACTCGTTCCCATCGGCGTCTTCCTTGTGACGCAAATCGCTGATACGCGTGTGCGCAACGACGCAATTGTCACAACGCCTGTCGCGACTGCAAAGTCATCTCCCGACTCTCAGAGCCTGGACGCGTTTGTCATTCATGAGGGGTTGAGAGTGAAGCTGAGTGATTCTGTCGCAGATTGGGTGAAGATTGTGCTTGCGGATGGAAAGGTGGGGTGGATACGATCGCAGGAGTGCGAGCGAATTTAG
- a CDS encoding four helix bundle protein, whose protein sequence is MKDFRELRVWQKAHSLTLHVYNVTKKFPKEEMYGLTSQIRRASSSIAANIAEGCGRKTDADSCRFLVVALGSGTELEYHLLLSHDLKLLTDVEYESLQQELTEIKKMLNAFITRLST, encoded by the coding sequence ATGAAAGATTTCCGGGAATTACGCGTATGGCAGAAAGCTCATAGCCTCACGTTACACGTCTACAACGTGACAAAAAAGTTTCCCAAAGAGGAAATGTACGGATTGACAAGCCAGATCCGTAGAGCAAGCAGTTCGATTGCTGCCAATATCGCAGAAGGATGTGGCCGAAAGACAGATGCAGATTCTTGCCGGTTCTTGGTTGTCGCTTTGGGCTCCGGCACCGAGCTCGAGTATCACCTTTTGCTTTCACACGATCTCAAGCTCCTGACTGATGTCGAATACGAGTCACTCCAGCAAGAGTTGACCGAGATCAAAAAGATGCTCAACGCTTTTATCACGAGACTTTCAACTTGA
- a CDS encoding VWA domain-containing protein produces MFGDGFAYPWVLWFLFLIPVLGFVFWRRRRTMVTEVTFSSLQPFDHTPRTLRERLHLAPLWLRLAALALFIVALARPQSVSSKENVSTEGIDIVLVLDISGSMLAEDFTPNRMQAAKQVAEEFIDGRANDRIGLVIFSAESFTQCPLTTDYPVLKSLLKEVKNGMITDGTAIGLALANGVNRLKDSKAKSRVMILLTDGVNNRGEIDPITAAKIAATFAIRVYTVGVGAQGEAPYPVETPFGIQRRLIPVDLDEKTLSAVADMTGGKYYRATDNRKLKAIYKEIDQLERSKIEVTAYKRYSEKFYGWLFGGLFMLMLEFGLATTVLRKIP; encoded by the coding sequence ATGTTCGGTGACGGGTTTGCATATCCATGGGTGCTTTGGTTCCTGTTCCTGATTCCGGTGCTCGGATTCGTCTTCTGGAGACGGCGAAGAACGATGGTCACAGAGGTGACCTTCTCTTCCCTTCAGCCGTTCGACCATACGCCCCGCACGCTGCGTGAGAGACTGCATCTGGCACCGCTCTGGCTCCGCCTCGCCGCGCTCGCTCTCTTTATTGTCGCCCTGGCGCGCCCGCAATCGGTATCCAGCAAAGAAAATGTGTCGACAGAGGGAATCGACATCGTGCTTGTTCTTGACATCTCCGGCAGTATGCTTGCCGAAGATTTTACGCCGAACCGCATGCAGGCGGCGAAACAGGTTGCCGAGGAATTCATCGACGGGCGCGCGAACGACCGCATCGGCCTGGTGATTTTTTCAGCCGAGAGTTTCACGCAGTGTCCGCTTACAACCGACTATCCGGTTCTGAAATCACTCCTCAAGGAAGTGAAGAACGGCATGATCACCGACGGAACAGCGATCGGGCTCGCCCTCGCCAACGGCGTCAACCGTCTCAAAGACAGCAAGGCAAAGAGTCGTGTGATGATCCTGTTGACGGACGGTGTGAACAACCGGGGCGAAATTGATCCCATCACGGCAGCGAAGATCGCGGCGACATTTGCCATTCGTGTCTATACTGTTGGAGTCGGAGCTCAGGGCGAAGCCCCTTATCCCGTTGAAACGCCCTTTGGCATACAGCGAAGGCTCATTCCTGTCGACCTCGACGAAAAAACGCTCTCGGCGGTTGCCGATATGACCGGCGGCAAGTACTACCGCGCCACCGATAACAGAAAGCTGAAGGCGATTTATAAGGAAATTGATCAGCTCGAACGTTCCAAAATTGAAGTGACCGCCTACAAACGGTATTCGGAGAAGTTTTATGGGTGGCTTTTTGGGGGGTTGTTTATGTTGATGCTGGAATTCGGATTGGCAACTACGGTGTTGAGGAAGATTCCGTAG
- a CDS encoding VWA domain-containing protein: MLRFAHSTYLWALLLIPALALAFFFLHHRRKQLLREFVSEPLVAQLAPDASTAKRTVKQALFLFSLACLIVAAANPQVGTRLEEIKREGIDLFIALDVSLSMKAEDIRPSRLEKAKRDVSDLLRKLQGDRVGLVVFAGEAFVQFPLTADYSAADLFLNAVDVEAVPVPGTMIGSAIEVSLKSFRKDLPTQKAIVVVSDGENTEGDVAGAVEKARKEGARVFTIGMGTPEGNPIPIYGASGERVDYKHDRAGNIVLTKLDESALQQIALATGGSYRRATNAGNEIDEIHKELASLQKTEMASLQVTGFEDQFQYPLTLAILLLIIELLLSERRGKFLTRLMRILPVGRVVPLLMIVCIASASAQTVRSHVASGNEAYAKTKYADAEAEYKKALAKDTSSREAQFNLGNAYYKQQRADEAQRIYASRLAASKSPADKEMAYYNIGNTFFKSNKFEESVESYKRSLRLDPKDEDARYNYLLARDRLKKQQDQKKQDKQDKKDNKDNKDKQDQNQQNKQDQQKNQDQQNQDKQDEKNQQQQQQPPQQQQAKPDQTSQQQKNQMQKQQAERILDALRNNEKDIQKKLRKRVASKIIIEKDW, encoded by the coding sequence ATGCTTCGTTTCGCACATTCAACATATCTCTGGGCCTTGTTGCTCATTCCAGCGCTTGCTCTCGCCTTCTTTTTCCTTCATCACCGGCGAAAGCAGTTGCTGCGCGAGTTCGTCTCTGAGCCCTTGGTTGCTCAGCTGGCACCCGATGCGAGCACTGCCAAAAGAACCGTGAAACAGGCGCTCTTCCTGTTCTCGCTTGCGTGCCTGATTGTAGCCGCGGCGAATCCGCAGGTAGGAACGCGGCTCGAAGAGATTAAGCGGGAAGGTATAGATCTCTTCATTGCGCTGGATGTTTCCCTCAGCATGAAGGCCGAGGACATCCGTCCCAGCCGGCTTGAGAAAGCAAAGCGAGATGTTTCCGATTTGTTGCGTAAATTGCAGGGGGATCGCGTTGGGCTTGTGGTGTTTGCAGGAGAGGCTTTTGTTCAGTTTCCTTTGACGGCGGATTACTCGGCAGCGGATCTGTTTCTCAATGCGGTCGATGTCGAGGCGGTGCCGGTGCCGGGAACAATGATCGGCAGCGCTATTGAAGTCTCGCTGAAATCTTTCCGGAAAGACCTTCCGACGCAGAAGGCCATTGTGGTTGTCAGCGACGGCGAAAACACCGAAGGTGATGTTGCCGGTGCGGTGGAGAAGGCGAGGAAAGAGGGGGCACGGGTGTTTACGATCGGCATGGGAACGCCGGAAGGAAACCCCATCCCTATCTATGGGGCAAGCGGGGAGCGAGTTGATTACAAGCATGACCGCGCCGGAAATATCGTTCTCACGAAACTCGACGAGTCGGCACTCCAGCAGATCGCCCTCGCAACAGGCGGCAGCTACCGTCGGGCAACAAACGCCGGAAACGAAATCGACGAAATTCATAAAGAGCTCGCTTCGTTGCAGAAGACCGAGATGGCAAGTCTCCAGGTCACCGGATTCGAAGATCAGTTTCAGTACCCGCTCACGCTGGCGATTCTTCTGCTCATCATCGAGCTTTTGCTTTCGGAGCGCCGCGGCAAATTCCTGACCCGACTCATGCGCATCCTCCCTGTTGGGCGCGTGGTCCCGCTTCTCATGATCGTCTGCATCGCGTCCGCGTCGGCTCAGACGGTTCGCTCGCACGTTGCGAGCGGCAATGAGGCATACGCAAAAACAAAATACGCCGACGCCGAGGCAGAATACAAGAAAGCCCTCGCAAAAGACACCTCTTCCCGCGAGGCTCAGTTCAATCTCGGCAATGCATACTACAAGCAGCAGCGCGCAGATGAGGCGCAGCGGATCTATGCAAGCCGCCTCGCGGCCTCCAAGTCGCCTGCGGACAAGGAAATGGCTTATTATAACATCGGCAACACCTTCTTCAAATCGAATAAATTCGAGGAGAGCGTCGAAAGCTACAAGCGTTCGCTCCGATTGGATCCGAAGGACGAGGACGCGCGCTATAACTACCTTCTCGCAAGAGACCGCCTGAAGAAGCAGCAGGACCAGAAGAAACAGGACAAGCAGGACAAAAAAGACAACAAGGATAACAAAGACAAACAAGACCAGAACCAACAGAACAAGCAAGACCAGCAGAAGAATCAGGATCAACAAAACCAGGACAAGCAGGACGAAAAGAACCAGCAGCAACAGCAACAACCGCCGCAACAACAGCAAGCGAAACCGGATCAGACGAGCCAGCAGCAAAAAAACCAGATGCAGAAGCAACAGGCTGAACGCATCCTCGATGCTCTCCGGAACAACGAAAAGGATATTCAAAAGAAGCTGAGGAAGCGGGTGGCTTCAAAAATCATCATTGAGAAAGATTGGTAG
- a CDS encoding BatD family protein has product MRTVVGQIMLFVVFAMTAAAQNGTFVASVDRSSVGTGDRFEVSFTVSGSDVNGIKNFKAPNFAPFVVLSGPNQSTNMQFINGQMSGSVTYTYYLYAQQVGKYTVASASIEYKGTTLQTKPVPIEVVQGKPKTQQKEPDNIQNIGDNLLIRAFADRQRVKQGEPVTITYKLLMNPRLAVNGYDIAKAPVYQGFWAEEIEQPKQPTVTNETIEGKQYRVATIRKSSLFPTQSGKLVISPLEVRCAYQVQSQKKSNDPFDSFFNDPFFARTQTIEHEFKSNPLTLTVDPLPGNPPASFTGAVGRFTFTATVDKREVKTGDPITLRLTVTGSGNIKLLNPPKPNLPADFEAYDPKISDEVTRDGGVIRGKKIAEYLIIPRNAGDRAIEPILFTYFDLDRNAYSTIHSQRFDFSVLQGKDVSGGVSIAAKSDVRLLGEDIRFLKLTMGELQPIGQSLFAGTWLFTLFVVPPMAFFAAFAYRKRQEKLSGKIDQLRFAKAGREASKRLKQARKLLSQGNTENYHAEISKAIMGYLEDKLHIAKASLTIDDAASLLEQHHVPQETVQSLRSCIERAEFARFAPASDTQEARSEVLDTAAGIINSVERTFSKKP; this is encoded by the coding sequence GTGAGAACTGTTGTAGGACAGATAATGCTGTTCGTCGTCTTCGCGATGACCGCGGCAGCACAGAACGGAACATTCGTCGCCAGCGTTGATCGCTCGAGCGTGGGAACAGGGGATCGTTTTGAGGTCTCGTTTACTGTTTCCGGTTCTGACGTCAACGGCATCAAGAATTTCAAGGCGCCGAATTTCGCCCCGTTCGTCGTCCTCAGCGGACCCAATCAATCCACCAATATGCAATTTATCAACGGACAGATGTCGGGGTCTGTGACCTACACCTATTATTTATACGCGCAACAGGTTGGCAAGTACACCGTTGCATCAGCCAGCATCGAGTACAAAGGGACGACGCTTCAAACAAAACCGGTTCCGATCGAAGTCGTGCAGGGCAAACCCAAGACCCAGCAAAAGGAACCGGATAACATCCAGAATATCGGCGACAACCTCCTTATCCGGGCTTTTGCAGACAGGCAGCGCGTCAAACAAGGAGAGCCGGTGACGATTACCTACAAGCTCCTTATGAATCCGCGGCTCGCGGTCAATGGTTATGACATCGCCAAAGCGCCCGTGTACCAGGGCTTTTGGGCAGAAGAGATTGAACAGCCGAAACAGCCCACGGTTACAAATGAAACCATCGAGGGGAAACAGTACCGCGTCGCAACGATCCGAAAGTCGTCTCTCTTCCCGACGCAAAGCGGGAAGCTCGTCATCTCACCGCTTGAAGTCCGCTGCGCATATCAGGTCCAGTCGCAAAAAAAGAGCAATGACCCGTTCGATTCATTCTTCAATGACCCTTTCTTTGCACGAACGCAAACCATCGAGCACGAATTCAAATCAAACCCGCTGACTCTCACTGTGGATCCCTTACCGGGCAATCCCCCCGCATCATTCACGGGCGCGGTCGGACGGTTCACATTCACCGCAACGGTGGACAAGAGGGAAGTCAAGACTGGTGATCCGATCACCCTGCGGCTCACCGTGACGGGTTCCGGAAACATCAAGCTTCTGAATCCCCCGAAACCGAACCTCCCGGCTGATTTTGAAGCATATGATCCAAAAATCTCCGATGAGGTCACCCGCGACGGCGGTGTTATCAGAGGAAAAAAGATCGCCGAGTATCTCATCATTCCGCGCAATGCGGGCGATCGGGCGATCGAGCCGATTTTGTTCACGTATTTCGATCTCGACCGGAATGCGTACAGCACAATCCATTCCCAGCGCTTCGACTTCTCCGTTCTGCAGGGAAAAGACGTGAGCGGCGGCGTCTCCATTGCCGCGAAGTCGGATGTGCGGCTTCTTGGAGAGGATATTCGATTTCTGAAGCTCACCATGGGTGAGTTGCAACCCATCGGCCAATCACTCTTCGCCGGCACCTGGTTATTCACTCTCTTTGTTGTTCCGCCGATGGCATTCTTTGCCGCGTTTGCCTACCGAAAACGACAAGAGAAGCTTTCCGGCAAAATTGATCAATTACGATTTGCCAAAGCGGGGCGCGAGGCATCGAAGCGATTGAAGCAGGCGCGAAAACTCCTCTCCCAGGGAAACACAGAGAACTACCATGCTGAGATTTCGAAGGCGATCATGGGGTACCTCGAAGACAAGCTTCACATCGCCAAGGCATCACTGACCATTGATGATGCAGCGTCGCTTCTGGAACAGCACCATGTTCCGCAGGAGACTGTCCAATCGCTGCGGTCATGTATTGAGAGGGCTGAATTTGCGCGCTTTGCTCCGGCTTCCGACACACAGGAGGCCCGGTCGGAAGTTCTCGATACGGCCGCCGGAATTATCAACAGTGTGGAACGAACGTTCAGCAAGAAACCATGA